The Agreia sp. COWG nucleotide sequence AAACCACCGATCTTGCTCCATTAGGGAAGAACGACCCGGTCGGATCCATCGAGTTCTATGCAATCCTCTTCGCGGGCCTCGGGGCAGCTCTTGGCGCAACGATCTTTGGGCGCATCCTCGGAACGGTCGACACGTCGGCCAAGTTCGTCGAGCGGAGCGTGGTCCTGGTCGCCTATTCAGGAATTCTCGCCGGATTGATCACCCTCTGGATCGACTCCGCCCTCAACGCAATCACCGTTGATCCCCCTGCCGTGTTTGCGGTTCTCTGGCTGACCGCCGTCGCCATCGGCGGGGCAGTCACCGGCGTCGCCGCGCTCGGCGGAACCATCGCCGCGCTGGTCATGACTCTGGCCCTGGTGATTCTTGGCAACACGTCCTCTGGGGGCCCCCTCGGCATTCACGTCCTCAACGACTTCTTCCAGACCCTCTACTACGTCTTCCCACAGGGAGGCGCTCTCGACCTCTTACGATCCGTCCAATACTTCGATGGCGCCGCCGTCTCCGCCCCCATCATTCGACTGGGGATCTGGGCAGTTGCGGGCATCCTGCTCACCCTGACAGCGATGCTCATCAGAAGCCGACGAGATGCGGCGGCCCGACTGAGAAGCACCGCACGCCCAACCACCGACTCCCACGCGGCCACGGCGTGGCAGACCCCTCAAGCAGAACTCCCCGCGACCACCCACGACTAAGTGTCATTGCGAACTACCGAAATATATTGGTCCGCCCCACGTACTTCTGCGCTCTGCCGCGTCTCGTTTGGGTAATTGATCGGCGATTCGCGCCAGCCCAGCTGTCTTTGCGAATCCAGCGGACGGTGAGGCGCGTCACCACGAGTCCGCCGACCAGCCAGATGGCGAGCACCAGGTCCACGGTTGCCAGGTCTCAGGTGCCGGCGAGCTCGGCGAGTGATGTCATTCTTCGATCGTGTCGTGAAACCGACGGGGCCGTGAAGCCCCCGTGCTGTCAATGGTGACAAGTCCCCATTGGATCTTCCCCGTGAGTTCTCAGCACACTGCTAGGGTTTTTCAGCCAGCACCCCCTATTAGGAGCACACACACATGCGATTTTCCGGCACCAAGAGCGCGTCTATCATCGGCGCCATCGCCATCACGGGCCTGCTGCTGACCGGCTGTGCCGGCGGCCAGAGCAAGGCGGATGCCTGCAAGGTTCTCGAGGGGGGCCTCACGGATCTGCAGAGCGACCTCACGAGCAGCCTGTCGAACGCGGCCACCGACCCGAAGGGCGCGGCCGACTCGCTCCAGACCGTGTCCGACACATTCTCGGCGAACGTCGACAAGGTGTCGAACGATGAGGTCAAGAAGTCGGCCGACGACGCGGACACCGCAATGACCTCGCTCGTCAGCGAATTCAAGAAGTACGCAGAAGACCCCACCTCGGCCGACACCGAGAAGCTCACGACTGCGGCGAACGATGTTCAGAGCACGTTCACCGAGCTGTCGACCCTCTGCAACTGACGCTCACCAGGTAACGACAACGGGCCCGCGGAGAGATTCCTCGGGCCCGTTGCCGTTCACCGCTGCGCCGAGACGAAATCGTGAGAGTCCGTCACGTTGCGCAATAGTTGTGCTCTGTCTACTTTGGAAAGACAGGCGGGGTCGACAGGGATGTGGGGGCGCGGTCCGGGGGGACCGGTCGACCCCGCCGCACCACTCGATCGACGCCACGATGCGGGCCCGCGGCAGTTGTGGAAACTAGACGACGACCGCGTTCAGAACCTCGTCGAGCAGTAGCGACGCATCTTCGTCGCTGACGCTGCGGGCGAGGGCGAGTTCGGAGATGAGAACCTGCCGTGCCTTGAGCAGCAGACGCTTCTCGCCGGCGGAGACGCCCTGGGCCTGCTCGCGACGCCACAGGTCGCGCACGACCTCGGCCACGCGGTGCACGCTGCCTGAGGCCATCTTCTCTTGGTTGGCCTTGTATCGACGCGACCAGTTGCCCGGCTCCTCGACGAAGTCGTTCTGCAGAACGGCGAAGACCTCTCCGACGCCGGCGGCATCGATGACGTCGCGTACGCCCACGAGCTCGACGTTGTCGATCGGCAGCTTGATGATGAGGTCGCTCGTGTGCACCCGAAGCGTCATGTAGCGCTTGTCTTCACCCTTGACCGACTTGGTCTCGAGTTCCGTGATGGTGACCGCTCCGTGGTGCGGGTAGACGAGGGTCTCTCCAATGTCGAATTTCACGGTGGGCTTCTCTTTTCTCTGACGGTGTATCCGGGGCGGTCGAACTGGGTTGTTCTGAATGGATCAAGGAGGTGGGGCTCGGGGCGCTGGTGCCCCGCTGGATCAGCTGAGCCAGGAGGGCAGCAGCGAGACGAGTTCGTCGACCAGTTCGTCGGCCGAGATGTCGAGTTCGCCCGATGCGTATGCGCCGAGGAGCGTAATGGTTCCGCCCGCGACATAGCTTGCGGCAAGACGGCTGCGGATGCCGTGGGGCCCGTTGCCGTCGGCGTCGAACGCGGCGCGCACCTGCTCGGCGTAGGCGGCGATGACC carries:
- a CDS encoding ABC transporter permease: MTHANDSALKQKSVPQHPEFEAAVAGGSLASEGPGSTHRYRNLLLGGVAILLLAMAMLTSYSSAFGNPAPNNVHLAVTGDAGTIVTLEQQDSLELTVVGTAAEAQAAVLNRDADGAIVLPTPGADAVVTTYVASGGGRGLSQAITGIGDSIAEKLHATSETTDLAPLGKNDPVGSIEFYAILFAGLGAALGATIFGRILGTVDTSAKFVERSVVLVAYSGILAGLITLWIDSALNAITVDPPAVFAVLWLTAVAIGGAVTGVAALGGTIAALVMTLALVILGNTSSGGPLGIHVLNDFFQTLYYVFPQGGALDLLRSVQYFDGAAVSAPIIRLGIWAVAGILLTLTAMLIRSRRDAAARLRSTARPTTDSHAATAWQTPQAELPATTHD
- a CDS encoding CarD family transcriptional regulator; this translates as MKFDIGETLVYPHHGAVTITELETKSVKGEDKRYMTLRVHTSDLIIKLPIDNVELVGVRDVIDAAGVGEVFAVLQNDFVEEPGNWSRRYKANQEKMASGSVHRVAEVVRDLWRREQAQGVSAGEKRLLLKARQVLISELALARSVSDEDASLLLDEVLNAVVV